One window from the genome of Candidatus Chlorohelix allophototropha encodes:
- a CDS encoding alpha/beta hydrolase, whose product MKKLVFAWLSILGILFYLIPVAVAAPTNTTRYNDWNFSQVWKTTDKPVKEIPGLGRGYIWGPPVSDSESITVEYYNGFARKIQYFDKARMEVGNFNAKPSDPYKVTTGLLVKELVTGQRQDGDNTFTPLPPSNVQVAGDPNSEGANSIAPTYSSFRNVITFNGENTTPDYSGKPIAQKIERDGKVTEIIPHEQRYFSQYDSVTQHNVADVFASFEDIKGKIWNGKSFEQANVMSPNPVYVLGRPVTEAYWTRVVTGGAEKDVLVQLFERRVLSYTPSNPDGFKVEMGNVGQHYYYWRYVVNKNAPAPAHAQLGAFTTTPVEFTGKGKVQDVATNSRILNKVVNYRLYLPPDYDKNKNVKYPTLYMLHGRGGSYQMWFNLGLVNAADDLINSGKIPPMIIIMPDGGELGYWMDQANGGPRWADFVAIELVGQIDSNYRTLPERAERAIGGVSMGGHGALQIGFNNPSVFSIIGAHSPALRTKQQAFDFFGDQDYYATVDPVSLARSYDVSSFKIWIDIGTEDADWLPRDRELHQLLDDENIPHSYHEWSGGHTAEYWNSHVKDYMLFYGDAFNSQSNYKIS is encoded by the coding sequence TTGAAAAAGCTCGTTTTTGCTTGGTTATCTATACTTGGAATACTGTTCTACCTCATACCTGTAGCAGTTGCAGCGCCAACCAATACCACACGCTACAACGATTGGAATTTCTCACAAGTCTGGAAAACCACCGATAAGCCCGTTAAGGAAATTCCGGGTCTAGGTAGAGGCTATATTTGGGGACCACCCGTAAGTGATAGCGAATCTATCACTGTTGAATATTACAACGGTTTCGCCCGGAAAATCCAATATTTTGATAAAGCCCGCATGGAGGTTGGAAATTTCAATGCCAAACCTTCTGACCCCTATAAAGTAACTACCGGACTGCTGGTTAAAGAACTGGTTACCGGGCAACGACAAGACGGTGACAACACTTTTACGCCCCTTCCACCAAGTAATGTTCAGGTTGCCGGAGACCCCAACAGCGAAGGCGCAAATAGTATAGCGCCTACCTATTCTAGCTTCCGCAATGTAATTACATTTAACGGTGAAAACACCACCCCCGACTATAGCGGCAAGCCAATTGCACAAAAAATAGAGCGGGATGGAAAAGTTACCGAGATAATTCCTCACGAGCAGCGCTACTTTAGCCAGTATGATTCTGTTACCCAACATAACGTGGCGGATGTTTTTGCCAGCTTTGAAGATATAAAAGGCAAAATATGGAATGGTAAGAGCTTTGAACAAGCCAATGTAATGTCGCCAAATCCGGTCTATGTACTGGGTCGCCCGGTCACTGAAGCCTATTGGACAAGGGTGGTAACCGGCGGGGCTGAAAAGGATGTGCTGGTTCAACTTTTTGAACGGCGCGTGCTGAGCTATACCCCCTCCAATCCTGACGGCTTTAAGGTTGAGATGGGCAATGTTGGGCAGCACTATTACTACTGGCGTTATGTTGTAAACAAGAACGCACCTGCACCCGCCCACGCTCAATTAGGAGCTTTTACCACTACTCCTGTAGAATTTACCGGAAAGGGCAAAGTTCAGGATGTTGCTACCAATAGCCGTATCCTGAACAAAGTGGTCAATTACCGCCTTTATTTACCCCCTGACTATGATAAAAATAAGAACGTTAAGTACCCCACTTTATACATGTTGCACGGGCGCGGTGGGTCATATCAGATGTGGTTCAATTTAGGGCTGGTAAATGCAGCGGATGATTTAATTAATAGTGGTAAAATACCGCCCATGATAATCATTATGCCGGATGGTGGCGAACTTGGCTATTGGATGGATCAAGCTAATGGCGGACCACGTTGGGCTGATTTTGTAGCAATTGAATTAGTAGGGCAAATAGATTCGAACTACCGCACTCTGCCAGAAAGGGCAGAGCGGGCTATCGGTGGAGTATCAATGGGAGGGCATGGCGCACTACAGATAGGCTTTAATAATCCTTCGGTTTTCTCAATTATCGGGGCACATAGTCCGGCGCTACGCACTAAACAACAAGCCTTTGATTTCTTTGGAGATCAGGATTACTATGCCACCGTCGATCCGGTTTCTTTAGCCCGCTCATACGATGTATCGAGCTTCAAAATCTGGATTGATATAGGCACTGAAGATGCCGATTGGCTGCCTCGCGATCGAGAATTGCATCAATTACTGGATGATGAGAATATCCCGCACTCTTACCACGAGTGGAGCGGAGGACATACCGCCGAATATTGGAATAGCCACGTCAAGGACTACATGCTATTTTATGGTGATGCATTTAATAGTCAAAGCAACTATAAAATATCCTGA
- the pnp gene encoding polyribonucleotide nucleotidyltransferase: protein MSERQIQKFETVIGGRNYSIEVGRVAEQAHGAVLVRYGDTMVLATVVASSEPREGQDFFPLTIEYEERMYAAGKIPGGFIKREGRPSENSILISRLTDRPLRPLFPKGYFNEVLVQITVLSTDQENEPDTMSIIGASCAIGLAGLPFGGPVSAVKVGYIDGEFICNPTAHELADSKLDLTVAGTEDAVMMVEAGAWELSEEIMLEAVKFGFNELQAGIRLQKQVFEAVGVVKQTYTVPVVDESLKSEIKGWLGDKLRGAVRNADKNARVEATENLRKETIANFTQGFEDETQLAERTKAAEKYFDSLLKEEVRTAITNEGIRPDGRAVDEIRPISCETGLLPRTHGSALFTRGQTQILSVTTLGTSGEEQILDGLGLEESKRFIHHYNFPPFSTGEVKRLRGPSRRDIGHGALAERSLVPVIPDENDFPYTIRVVSETLSSNGSSSMGSVCAGTLSLMDAGVPIKAQVAGVAMGLVTDSEGGWKVLTDIQGIEDALGDMDFKVAGTENGVTGLQMDIKTTGITFEIMQEGFKQALKGRLFILGKMQEALSNSRPELSPFAPRIVRIQINPEKIGALIGPGGKNIRAIIEETGAKIDVEDDGSVFVASVDGESAKAAIRRIEALTKEAEIGAIYLGKVVRIMPYGAFIEILPGKDGLVHISELADYHVQRVEDVVNLGDEINVMVTEVDKNGKITLSRRAILTGQMPAPQKSGGGDRGGDRGGPGGGRDRDSRPGGGGSRPPSGRSDSRGGGNRRF from the coding sequence ATGTCTGAAAGACAAATTCAAAAGTTCGAGACTGTAATAGGCGGTCGAAATTACAGCATTGAAGTAGGTCGAGTGGCTGAGCAAGCACACGGTGCCGTACTTGTACGCTATGGCGATACAATGGTTCTTGCTACCGTAGTTGCTTCATCTGAGCCTCGTGAAGGTCAGGATTTCTTCCCCCTAACCATTGAATACGAAGAGCGCATGTATGCCGCAGGTAAGATTCCCGGTGGTTTTATCAAACGTGAAGGTCGCCCAAGCGAAAATTCGATTCTGATTTCCCGCTTGACCGACCGCCCCCTTCGCCCTTTGTTCCCTAAAGGGTATTTCAATGAAGTGCTAGTACAAATCACCGTGTTAAGCACCGATCAGGAAAATGAACCAGATACTATGAGTATCATAGGTGCTAGTTGCGCTATTGGTCTTGCAGGGTTGCCTTTTGGTGGTCCGGTGAGTGCAGTTAAGGTTGGCTATATCGATGGTGAGTTCATTTGCAATCCTACTGCGCACGAACTGGCAGATAGCAAACTTGATCTGACCGTAGCCGGAACCGAAGATGCGGTAATGATGGTGGAAGCAGGCGCATGGGAACTGTCCGAAGAAATAATGCTGGAAGCGGTAAAATTTGGTTTCAATGAACTTCAAGCCGGTATTCGCCTTCAGAAGCAAGTATTTGAAGCGGTAGGCGTAGTTAAACAGACCTACACAGTGCCAGTGGTTGACGAATCCCTCAAGAGCGAAATCAAGGGTTGGTTGGGTGATAAATTGCGTGGTGCGGTTCGCAATGCAGACAAAAACGCTCGCGTAGAAGCTACCGAGAATTTGCGCAAGGAAACCATCGCCAATTTTACACAGGGCTTTGAAGACGAAACACAATTGGCAGAACGCACCAAAGCAGCCGAAAAGTATTTCGATAGTTTGCTCAAAGAAGAAGTACGAACCGCAATTACGAACGAAGGTATTCGCCCTGATGGTAGAGCAGTAGATGAAATTCGCCCCATCAGTTGCGAAACCGGGTTGTTGCCGCGAACTCACGGTAGCGCCTTGTTCACTCGCGGGCAAACTCAGATTTTAAGCGTAACTACGCTTGGTACTAGCGGTGAGGAGCAAATCCTTGATGGCTTAGGCTTAGAAGAGTCGAAGCGCTTCATTCATCACTATAACTTCCCTCCCTTTAGTACAGGTGAAGTGAAACGGTTACGTGGACCTTCGCGCCGCGACATTGGACACGGGGCGTTGGCAGAGCGTTCGTTGGTTCCCGTAATCCCTGATGAGAACGATTTTCCCTACACAATCCGGGTGGTATCTGAGACACTCAGCAGCAATGGCTCTAGTTCTATGGGTAGCGTCTGCGCTGGCACTTTATCACTAATGGATGCTGGCGTACCGATTAAAGCTCAGGTTGCCGGTGTGGCGATGGGTCTTGTTACCGACTCAGAGGGTGGCTGGAAAGTGCTTACCGATATTCAAGGTATCGAAGATGCACTCGGCGACATGGACTTCAAGGTAGCTGGCACTGAAAATGGTGTTACCGGTTTGCAGATGGACATCAAGACCACCGGCATCACTTTTGAGATTATGCAAGAAGGTTTCAAACAGGCACTTAAAGGTCGCTTGTTTATTCTAGGGAAAATGCAAGAAGCCCTTAGCAATTCGCGCCCTGAACTTTCGCCCTTTGCTCCACGTATTGTAAGGATTCAGATAAATCCGGAAAAAATCGGAGCATTAATCGGACCCGGCGGCAAGAATATTCGTGCCATTATCGAAGAAACCGGCGCGAAGATTGATGTAGAGGATGATGGCTCGGTGTTTGTTGCTAGCGTTGATGGTGAGAGCGCCAAAGCCGCCATTCGCCGTATCGAAGCTCTTACCAAAGAGGCTGAAATCGGTGCGATTTATCTCGGAAAAGTAGTACGAATCATGCCTTACGGCGCGTTTATCGAAATTCTGCCTGGTAAAGATGGCTTGGTACATATCAGCGAACTCGCAGATTATCATGTACAGCGGGTAGAGGATGTGGTCAATCTGGGCGATGAAATTAATGTAATGGTCACCGAAGTTGATAAAAACGGCAAAATTACATTATCTCGCCGCGCTATCCTTACCGGACAAATGCCTGCTCCACAAAAGAGTGGCGGCGGTGATCGCGGTGGTGATAGAGGCGGTCCCGGTGGCGGACGCGACCGTGATAGCCGTCCCGGTGGTGGTGGTAGCCGCCCACCGAGCGGTCGTAGTGACTCACGTGGTGGTGGCAATCGCCGTTTCTAG
- a CDS encoding 6-pyruvoyl trahydropterin synthase family protein, which produces MRTAIITKIFRFESAHRLEYHQGKCAQLHGHSYKLEVSVFSNIKEALGQSDHGMVMDFSELSHIVKEAVIAQLDHKELGEATGVYSTAEHLIHWIWEQLIIAGIPKEVLYRLRLWETESSYAELSQDIL; this is translated from the coding sequence ATGAGAACAGCTATTATAACCAAGATATTTCGTTTTGAATCTGCTCATAGATTAGAATACCATCAGGGCAAGTGCGCACAGCTTCATGGGCATTCCTACAAACTGGAAGTTTCGGTGTTTAGTAATATCAAAGAAGCGCTTGGACAATCTGACCATGGCATGGTTATGGATTTTAGCGAGCTATCGCATATTGTGAAAGAAGCGGTAATTGCACAGCTTGACCATAAAGAACTAGGCGAGGCAACGGGGGTTTATTCTACTGCCGAGCATTTAATACATTGGATTTGGGAGCAATTGATTATCGCCGGGATTCCCAAAGAGGTGCTTTACCGACTACGCCTGTGGGAAACTGAAAGTAGCTATGCCGAACTATCTCAGGATATTTTATAG
- the queC gene encoding 7-cyano-7-deazaguanine synthase QueC produces the protein MAKAIAIVSGGMDSVTLAHVLHSEGYALHLLSIDYGQRHRKELEYARLCAQRLNAEYNVVDLSGINVLLKGSALTDSTIEVPEGHYAAPNMGITVVPNRNAIMLAVAYAAAVAENAEVVALGAHGGDHFIYPDCRPAFTEAFDQMQKLAVEGFGNPKLRLYTPFINSGKHDIAAIGTRLGVPFAETWSCYKGGEKHCGKCGTCVERKEAFQLAGVPDPTEYEA, from the coding sequence GTGGCTAAAGCAATTGCTATTGTAAGCGGTGGGATGGATAGTGTAACCTTAGCCCATGTACTACACTCTGAGGGCTATGCGCTGCACTTGCTTTCAATTGATTATGGGCAGCGACACCGCAAAGAACTGGAATATGCGAGGCTCTGCGCCCAACGCCTCAACGCTGAATATAATGTTGTGGATTTATCCGGCATAAATGTATTGTTGAAAGGTTCGGCGCTGACAGATAGTACAATAGAAGTTCCAGAAGGGCATTACGCTGCGCCCAATATGGGAATAACAGTAGTCCCCAATCGCAACGCGATCATGCTAGCAGTGGCATACGCCGCGGCAGTGGCAGAGAATGCCGAAGTGGTGGCATTGGGCGCACATGGTGGTGACCATTTTATCTATCCCGATTGCCGCCCTGCCTTTACAGAAGCTTTCGACCAGATGCAAAAGTTGGCAGTGGAAGGCTTTGGAAATCCAAAGCTCAGGTTATACACTCCCTTCATCAATAGCGGCAAGCATGATATAGCAGCAATTGGTACTAGGCTTGGCGTTCCCTTTGCCGAAACTTGGAGTTGCTACAAGGGCGGCGAAAAACACTGTGGAAAGTGCGGAACCTGTGTAGAACGTAAGGAAGCCTTTCAGTTAGCAGGAGTCCCCGACCCTACCGAGTACGAGGCTTAA
- the aceB gene encoding malate synthase A yields MSQTIAYPAGVELRGKITPEYAEILTPEAIAFVTKLVRAFSDRREELLKRRAERQIDIDNGINPDFLPETAHIRESEWYVASIPADLMDRRTEITGPVDRKMVINALNSGAKVFMADFEDANSPTWDNNIEGHINLRDAIKGTISFSSPEGKQYRLNETIATLMVRPRGWHLFEKHMLVDGQPVSGGIFDFGLYFFHNARNLLAKGSGPYFYLPKMESHLEARLWNDIFVMAQNELGIPQGSIRATVLIETILAAFEMDEILYELREHSAGLNCGRWDYIFSCIKKFRNRKDFILPDRALVTMTTHFMHSYSKLSIKTCHRRNANAMGGMAAQIPIKNNPQANEEAMNKVRADKTREATEGHDGTWVAHPGLVPIALESFDLYMKTPNQIDRKREDVNVTATDLLAFPDGRGNISEAGLRANISIGIQYLEAWLGGNGCVPIYNLMEDAATAEISRSQVWQWIRHPEGKLSDGRKIDVELFRTLMVEELEKIRQLVGDERYNSGNYKLASQLFDKITTSDDFVEFLTLPGYAYLD; encoded by the coding sequence TAGCGTATCCTGCCGGCGTTGAATTGCGGGGAAAAATTACACCGGAGTATGCTGAAATCCTTACACCTGAAGCGATTGCTTTTGTTACAAAACTCGTTCGAGCCTTTAGCGACAGACGCGAAGAATTGCTGAAACGGCGAGCAGAACGACAGATAGATATTGATAATGGGATTAATCCAGATTTCTTGCCAGAAACCGCGCATATCCGCGAAAGTGAATGGTACGTTGCCTCTATCCCCGCCGATCTTATGGATCGCCGCACTGAAATTACCGGACCGGTTGATCGCAAAATGGTAATTAACGCCCTCAATTCTGGCGCAAAAGTATTTATGGCAGACTTCGAAGATGCCAACTCGCCTACTTGGGATAATAATATCGAGGGACACATCAACTTGCGGGATGCGATTAAGGGCACTATTAGCTTTAGCAGCCCGGAAGGCAAACAATACCGCCTGAACGAAACCATCGCCACTTTAATGGTACGTCCGCGTGGCTGGCATCTGTTTGAGAAACATATGCTGGTGGACGGACAGCCTGTTTCCGGCGGGATTTTTGATTTTGGTTTGTACTTCTTCCACAATGCTCGGAACTTACTTGCGAAAGGCAGCGGACCTTACTTCTATCTGCCGAAAATGGAAAGCCACCTCGAAGCGCGTCTCTGGAATGATATATTTGTAATGGCACAGAATGAGCTTGGCATTCCACAGGGTTCTATCCGTGCTACCGTATTAATTGAAACTATTCTAGCCGCATTTGAGATGGATGAAATCCTGTATGAATTGCGAGAGCATTCTGCCGGGTTGAACTGTGGTCGCTGGGATTATATTTTTAGCTGTATCAAGAAGTTCCGCAATCGCAAAGATTTTATCCTACCTGATCGCGCGTTGGTAACAATGACTACCCATTTCATGCACTCTTACAGCAAACTTTCAATCAAGACCTGCCATCGACGCAATGCGAATGCAATGGGCGGTATGGCAGCACAAATCCCGATCAAGAATAATCCCCAAGCAAACGAAGAGGCCATGAACAAAGTACGCGCCGACAAAACCCGCGAAGCAACCGAGGGACATGATGGTACATGGGTAGCGCATCCCGGTCTAGTCCCGATTGCGTTGGAATCCTTCGATCTGTATATGAAAACTCCCAATCAAATTGACCGCAAGCGCGAAGATGTCAATGTAACCGCCACAGATTTGCTGGCATTCCCCGATGGTCGTGGCAACATCAGCGAGGCGGGCTTGCGTGCCAATATCAGTATTGGTATCCAATATCTGGAAGCATGGTTGGGTGGGAACGGTTGTGTGCCTATCTACAACCTGATGGAAGATGCGGCAACGGCTGAAATCTCTCGTTCTCAGGTATGGCAATGGATTCGCCACCCAGAGGGCAAATTATCGGATGGGCGCAAGATTGATGTCGAATTATTCCGCACTTTAATGGTGGAAGAGTTGGAAAAAATTCGGCAGTTAGTGGGAGACGAGCGTTACAATAGCGGAAATTACAAGCTTGCCAGCCAGCTTTTCGACAAAATAACCACCTCAGATGATTTTGTAGAGTTCCTAACTCTGCCCGGTTATGCTTATCTTGACTAA
- the queF gene encoding preQ(1) synthase: protein MEFKALGKPSTQPSRDLESFPKPDGVKVVRMTSTELSSLCPITGQPDFSTVKIEYYPDKLCLESKSLKLYLWSYRNEAAFCEALSAEIAHDIFKKLEPFKVHVTLTQSVRGGIQIEAEAEVERG from the coding sequence ATGGAATTTAAAGCGCTTGGCAAGCCATCTACCCAACCTAGCCGCGACCTTGAGTCTTTTCCCAAACCGGATGGCGTAAAGGTAGTACGGATGACATCCACAGAATTGAGCAGCCTTTGCCCGATTACTGGACAACCGGATTTTAGCACTGTAAAAATCGAATATTATCCCGATAAATTATGCCTTGAATCCAAAAGTTTAAAGCTATATCTTTGGAGTTATCGAAATGAAGCGGCTTTCTGTGAAGCCCTTTCTGCCGAAATAGCCCATGATATATTCAAAAAACTCGAACCCTTCAAAGTGCATGTTACCCTTACGCAAAGTGTCCGGGGCGGTATTCAGATAGAAGCGGAAGCTGAGGTAGAGCGTGGCTAA
- the queE gene encoding 7-carboxy-7-deazaguanine synthase QueE: MLYRVNNLYTCVQGEGTLAGTAMVLLRLHGCGVGCIWCDTGETWFVRNEDKVNNLEQALGTNTRFVEMSAQAIAQIIVEQHKGPKWVLVTGGEPTEQPLKPLVTELQRSGYRVALETSGTANGGVGASINWVCVSPKIDNPNGKPLLPEVIFEADELKFIVGKEADLEKVDRFLATFRYKESTQILLQPLSLNPKATKLCIETVQNRGWRLSIQTHKYLDLP; the protein is encoded by the coding sequence ATGTTATACCGAGTTAATAACCTATATACCTGCGTACAGGGCGAAGGCACATTGGCAGGAACGGCAATGGTCTTGCTCCGCCTTCACGGATGCGGGGTAGGCTGTATTTGGTGCGATACGGGCGAAACATGGTTTGTACGCAATGAAGATAAGGTAAACAACCTTGAGCAAGCGTTAGGAACGAATACTCGCTTTGTTGAAATGAGCGCACAAGCTATAGCGCAGATTATAGTCGAGCAGCACAAAGGACCGAAATGGGTGCTTGTAACGGGTGGAGAACCGACAGAACAGCCCTTAAAGCCGCTCGTAACCGAATTACAGCGAAGTGGCTATCGAGTTGCCCTTGAAACCAGTGGTACGGCTAATGGGGGAGTCGGGGCAAGCATCAATTGGGTGTGTGTTTCCCCCAAAATAGATAACCCAAACGGTAAGCCATTGTTGCCGGAAGTGATTTTCGAAGCAGATGAGCTAAAATTTATAGTGGGCAAGGAAGCAGATTTGGAAAAGGTTGACCGGTTCTTGGCAACTTTTCGCTATAAAGAAAGTACCCAGATATTGCTGCAACCACTGAGCCTGAACCCCAAAGCCACAAAATTATGTATTGAAACGGTTCAAAACAGAGGGTGGCGACTGAGCATTCAGACTCACAAATATCTTGACCTGCCTTGA